The following is a genomic window from Leptotrichia trevisanii DSM 22070.
CTTATAAATAGTTTAAATTGTAGTAAAGGAACAAAAAGTATTACTAAAGGCTTTTTAAGCGTACTTTATAAATATGCTATAGAAATGGAAATATTAACTACAAATAGAGCGGAACATATAAAATTACCAAAAGAAAGCAAACATAAAAAAATAAATATATTTACTGGTTATGATATTAAAAAATTGTGGGAGAATATTAAAATTGATTGGGTAGAATACATTTTAATTATGATTTATACAGGAATGCGGATTGGAGAAGCTGTTAATTTAAAAAAAGAGAATGTTGACTTGATAAATGGAATCATATTTGGTGGAAATAAGACAGAAAAAGGAATGAATAGAAAAATACCGATTCGTGATGATATTTACCCAATTATACAAAATCTCTATAAAAACAGTCCTACAGATTATTTATTTTACAATAAAAATTGGGTATTTAAGAAAAAAAATAATGAAAATAAGCCAATACGAGAAAATTATTTTCGTGAGAAATTTAATGAAACACTTGAAGCACTAGGAATAGAAAAACATCAAACTCACGATTGCAGAAAAACATTGGCAACTTTTATGAGTAAATATCAATTAAATGAAGTTCAAATAACAGAGATATTAGGACACGAAAGTATAAACACAACAATTGATTATTATGTTAAAAAAGAAGATGAACAGGAATTAAAAAAATCAATTAACAAAATAGATTTTTTAAAGGATGTAGTATAAAAATATCATTTAAAAGTCTAAAAATCTCAATTTGAACACATCAAAAAAGGTAACCAACAGGTAACCAACGCATAAGGTAAATGGTTATTTTTCCAAACTTTTAAAAAGATATAGTAAAATTATAGCAATTTTAACAATTTTAAAAAAATTATCTCAAAATACCGTATTATTTGTCTTAGTAGGAAGAATAGCTATAAAAAAATATGCTACCCTTGTGATAGCATATTTAAAAAGGAGTTTTGAAGAAAAAAGTTTTCACTTTTTCTATTGGTCAGATATGATTATACAGGATAAATCTTATAATAAAATTTTTATTTTCTTTGTTTTTGGTTTGTTTGAGAAAAATATTTGAATTATATTATTTGTTATGGTTTTCGGTTTTATTGTGTAAATTGCAGGTTGAAACACCTGAACAGCTACAACAATCTGTACCACAAAAATTTTTATTTTTCTTATAATCTTTGTATATTTTTCTAAAAACTGTGATTACAATTGCGACTGCGATTATGCCAACAATGATTGTTTTTCCCATGTTCGTACTTCCTTTCAAAAATTATTTGGTTAATAATAAATTTTATTTGGCAAAATTATTTTAAAATTATATTTTAGTCAAATTATGTATTTAAATCACTGTAATTTAATAATTCTAAAATTATATAAATAATCGTGCAACATTAAAGAATAATATTGATACAACGTAAGGTAAAATCAGTAACATTGATACTTGAAATACCAGTAATTTCC
Proteins encoded in this region:
- a CDS encoding tyrosine-type recombinase/integrase, producing the protein MAKNRTKKGNGRGSITKTKKNKPYWVRVTDSVTKKRVSLGLYKTKKEAQQKLDEYLFNPYNLETHTMTFEEIFNLFKEAQEKNVAKATFKSYINSYKRCKPLYNLIFRDIKAPQLQSLINSLNCSKGTKSITKGFLSVLYKYAIEMEILTTNRAEHIKLPKESKHKKINIFTGYDIKKLWENIKIDWVEYILIMIYTGMRIGEAVNLKKENVDLINGIIFGGNKTEKGMNRKIPIRDDIYPIIQNLYKNSPTDYLFYNKNWVFKKKNNENKPIRENYFREKFNETLEALGIEKHQTHDCRKTLATFMSKYQLNEVQITEILGHESINTTIDYYVKKEDEQELKKSINKIDFLKDVV
- a CDS encoding FeoB-associated Cys-rich membrane protein encodes the protein MGKTIIVGIIAVAIVITVFRKIYKDYKKNKNFCGTDCCSCSGVSTCNLHNKTENHNK